The Sorangiineae bacterium MSr11367 genome window below encodes:
- a CDS encoding TolC family protein codes for MQTGLAATLIAGYVCALANTAFAQEGSPVLERAAYVRAVLEHNPSIASAQQGWRAASARVRQSGVFDDPMVDLRMAPLSIGASHAPFGYEAAISQRLPWPGKLGFEEAVAKAEAEAARNDVQAVRREVAFSAAVLYDQYFVSVRSLEVNEQHIALMRTLKAGALAQLASGRGSAQDPLQAEAELTHLEHDAVILASERDVVVAQMNELLHRAPESPLPPPVRDLALPNARDTAGGDAKRLGEQAVAQRPEIRAALQRAHAEEARAARARRESYPDVTVSTSYNSMWDMPEHRWMVGLGFNLPLQFGKRAGAVEEANAARARFENDAASLSDKARTEVAVARKRLEESYHVLHLFEERLLPVARDQIDAARAGFIASRNEFVAVIAAEKNLRSVELEYQMARANCDRRRAELDRALGKEVTP; via the coding sequence ATGCAAACGGGTTTGGCCGCGACGTTGATCGCGGGATATGTGTGCGCGTTGGCGAATACCGCCTTCGCGCAAGAGGGTAGTCCGGTTTTGGAACGCGCCGCCTACGTGCGCGCGGTGTTGGAGCACAATCCATCGATTGCGTCGGCGCAGCAAGGTTGGCGTGCGGCATCGGCGCGCGTGCGCCAATCGGGCGTGTTCGACGACCCGATGGTGGACCTTCGCATGGCACCGCTGTCGATTGGCGCCTCGCATGCGCCCTTCGGGTACGAAGCGGCCATCAGCCAGCGCCTGCCATGGCCGGGGAAACTCGGTTTCGAAGAGGCAGTGGCCAAAGCCGAGGCCGAGGCCGCGCGAAATGATGTCCAAGCCGTGCGCCGTGAAGTCGCGTTTTCGGCAGCCGTCCTGTACGACCAGTACTTCGTCAGCGTGCGCTCGCTCGAGGTGAACGAGCAGCACATTGCCCTGATGCGCACCCTGAAGGCGGGCGCGCTGGCGCAACTGGCCAGCGGGCGCGGCTCGGCGCAGGATCCTTTGCAAGCCGAGGCGGAGCTCACCCACCTGGAGCACGACGCGGTCATTCTCGCCTCCGAGCGCGATGTCGTCGTAGCGCAGATGAACGAGCTCCTCCACCGCGCGCCCGAGAGCCCGTTGCCCCCGCCGGTGCGGGATCTCGCCTTGCCGAATGCGCGCGACACGGCCGGCGGCGATGCGAAGCGACTCGGCGAGCAAGCTGTCGCGCAGCGGCCGGAAATCCGAGCCGCGCTTCAGCGCGCGCACGCCGAGGAAGCCCGCGCCGCACGTGCCCGGCGCGAGTCGTACCCCGATGTGACCGTGTCGACCTCGTACAATTCGATGTGGGACATGCCCGAGCACCGCTGGATGGTGGGGCTCGGCTTCAATCTGCCGCTGCAGTTCGGCAAGCGCGCCGGTGCCGTGGAGGAGGCCAACGCCGCGCGCGCACGCTTCGAAAACGATGCCGCGTCCCTTTCGGACAAGGCCCGCACCGAGGTGGCCGTCGCGCGAAAGCGCCTCGAGGAGTCCTACCACGTGCTGCACCTCTTCGAGGAGCGCCTGCTTCCGGTAGCTCGCGACCAGATTGACGCCGCACGCGCGGGGTTCATTGCATCGCGCAACGAGTTCGTGGCGGTCATCGCCGCCGAGAAGAACCTCCGCAGCGTGGAGCTCGAGTACCAAATGGCCCGCGCCAACTGCGATCGCCGCCGCGCGGAGCTGGATCGCGCGCTGGGCAAGGAGGTGACGCCATGA
- a CDS encoding efflux RND transporter periplasmic adaptor subunit: MSRRRIASIVFVAVLAFLGAVFHRPLVAWFSGAGPEHAAEPEASAADIDHYTCSMHPSVHQHGPGKCPICGMDLIPVLKGEPQQGLVTIDDARRQLIGVRTEPVVSGPMRDAFRAVGRVTYDEASLADVNLKVRGWITQLQVNQTGQRVAAGQTLFTMYSPELYNAQQDFLLAVQASQAESLRVAARQRLRLLGMTDAQIDTVAKKGTPMESVTVPSPAGGFVIEKNVVEGASVDPGMRLFRIAALDKVWIEADVYEADLPHVRVGQSAKVTLDYLPGRSYDAKVGYVYPYLESKSRTGRVRVVLTNRGLELRPGMYASVSLAADVGSKVQIPSAAVVYTGPRRLVFVDEGQGRFRPQEIHVGTEADGMYEVLDGLKPGDVVATSGVFLIAAEARIRTAAKYWENTP, translated from the coding sequence ATGAGCCGTCGTCGCATCGCATCCATCGTCTTCGTCGCGGTCCTCGCGTTTCTCGGCGCGGTCTTTCACCGGCCTCTCGTGGCGTGGTTTTCTGGCGCAGGTCCGGAACACGCCGCCGAGCCCGAGGCCTCCGCCGCGGACATCGATCACTACACGTGCTCCATGCATCCGTCGGTGCACCAGCACGGGCCCGGCAAGTGCCCGATCTGCGGCATGGATCTCATTCCCGTCCTGAAGGGCGAGCCGCAGCAGGGACTCGTGACCATCGACGACGCGCGCCGCCAACTCATTGGCGTGCGCACGGAGCCCGTCGTCTCGGGCCCGATGCGCGATGCGTTTCGCGCCGTCGGCCGGGTCACCTACGACGAAGCGTCGCTCGCCGATGTCAACCTCAAGGTGCGCGGCTGGATCACGCAGCTCCAGGTCAATCAAACCGGGCAGCGTGTGGCCGCGGGGCAGACACTCTTCACCATGTACAGCCCGGAGCTGTACAACGCGCAGCAGGACTTCCTTCTCGCCGTGCAGGCCTCGCAGGCCGAATCGCTGCGTGTGGCGGCGCGCCAGCGCCTGCGGCTCCTCGGCATGACGGACGCGCAGATCGACACGGTCGCCAAGAAGGGCACACCGATGGAAAGCGTGACCGTGCCTTCCCCCGCGGGCGGCTTCGTCATCGAAAAGAACGTCGTCGAAGGCGCCTCGGTCGATCCCGGGATGCGCCTGTTTCGCATCGCGGCGCTCGACAAAGTATGGATCGAGGCCGACGTCTACGAGGCCGATCTGCCGCACGTGCGCGTCGGACAATCGGCCAAGGTCACCCTCGATTACCTTCCAGGCCGCTCGTACGACGCCAAGGTCGGCTACGTCTACCCGTACCTCGAGTCGAAGTCGCGCACCGGGCGCGTTCGTGTGGTGCTCACCAACCGAGGCCTCGAGCTCCGGCCGGGCATGTACGCGAGCGTCTCCCTCGCCGCCGACGTCGGGTCGAAGGTGCAAATTCCCTCGGCCGCCGTCGTGTACACCGGCCCGCGGCGCCTCGTGTTCGTCGACGAGGGCCAGGGGCGGTTTCGCCCGCAGGAGATCCACGTCGGCACCGAAGCCGACGGCATGTACGAAGTGCTCGATGGGTTGAAGCCCGGCGACGTCGTGGCCACCTCGGGCGTCTTTCTCATTGCCGCCGAAGCCCGCATCCGCACGGCCGCCAAGTACTGGGAGAACACGCCATGA
- a CDS encoding CusA/CzcA family heavy metal efflux RND transporter produces the protein MIARLIAACARRPFLTILLVVAFSAWGVAALRQAPLDAIPDLSDVQVIVFTEWMGQSPDLVEDQVTYPITAALLSAPKVQAVRGTSMFGMSFVNVIFEDGTDIYWARSRVLEYMSSARAKLPQGVNPTLGPDATGVGWVFEYALVDKSGKHDLQELRALQDWNLRYSLASVPGVAEVASVGGHVKQYQVNVDPNKLLGYGISMDEVVRAVRASNQEVGGRVLEIAGHEQIVRGRGYVKKPDDIGQSPIKVVEGTPIRVKDVARVSIGPDIRRGLTELNGEGEAPGGVVIMRYGENALSVIEGVKERLREIEKGLPEGVKVVVTYDRSELIEESVKTLRRTLVEEMIVVSIVIFVFLLHVRSALIPILTLPLGVLLAFIPMREQHLTANIMSLGGIAVAIGAMVDASIIIIENIHKKVHEWDEGGRYGTRTDAIIRAMQEVGPSIFFSLLVITISFLPVFTLEATEGRLFKPLAFTKTYSIGFAAVLAVTLTPALAVLFIRGKIHDEMKNPLNRWLTAAYAPVVRFVVAHRWKVITLAILAMLGTVPALFRLSNEFMPPLNEGVLLYMPTAPPGMSENEASVLLQAMDRELKKFPEVVSVFGKEGRAESPTDPAPLGMAEVTVVLKPRAQWRKGLTWDGLLKEMDEKLRLPGMPNVWWMPIQTRTEMLATGVRSPLGIEVFGDDLDAIEKAAISVERAVAKVPGTRSAFAERSTGGFYIDFEVDREEAGRHGLSVQDVNMVVAQSIGGENVSETVEGRQRFPINVRYAREFRDDPEILGRTLIGTPDGAQIPLSQVAKIHSRLGPPMIRSEGGKLVGFVFVDTDRPIADYVAEAKQVVARDAQLPPGTRLSWVGQFKYFERAKERLQWVIPLTLGIVCMLLYFNTKSVTETFIVMLAVPFSLIGAIWLLYFLHYNVSVAVWVGIIALAGLDAETGVVMLLYLTLAHDRSEREGRLRTHEDLTEAIVEGAAKRLRPKLMTVATMIIGLVPVLWSTGTGADVMKRIAAPMVGGLVTSFLLELTVYPAIFAIWKRRGLIAKENPMPSSTPAH, from the coding sequence ATGATCGCGCGCCTCATTGCTGCCTGCGCGCGCCGCCCTTTCCTGACCATTCTCCTCGTCGTCGCCTTCTCCGCATGGGGCGTGGCGGCGCTGCGCCAAGCTCCGCTCGACGCGATTCCCGATCTTTCCGATGTCCAAGTCATCGTCTTCACGGAGTGGATGGGCCAAAGTCCCGATTTGGTCGAAGACCAAGTGACCTATCCCATCACGGCGGCGCTCCTTTCGGCGCCCAAAGTGCAAGCGGTGCGTGGAACGTCGATGTTTGGCATGTCGTTCGTCAATGTCATCTTCGAGGACGGAACGGACATCTATTGGGCGCGAAGCCGCGTGCTCGAGTACATGAGCTCCGCGCGCGCGAAACTGCCACAGGGCGTGAACCCGACCCTCGGCCCCGACGCCACCGGGGTGGGCTGGGTCTTCGAATATGCGCTCGTCGACAAAAGCGGCAAACACGATTTGCAGGAACTGCGCGCGCTGCAAGATTGGAATCTGCGCTATTCCCTCGCCAGCGTACCTGGCGTCGCCGAGGTGGCGAGCGTGGGCGGGCACGTGAAGCAGTATCAGGTGAACGTCGACCCCAACAAGCTGCTCGGCTACGGCATTTCCATGGACGAAGTCGTTCGCGCCGTCCGCGCCTCGAACCAGGAGGTGGGCGGTCGCGTGCTCGAAATCGCGGGTCACGAGCAGATCGTCCGCGGGCGCGGGTACGTGAAGAAGCCCGACGACATCGGCCAGAGCCCGATCAAAGTCGTCGAGGGAACGCCCATCCGCGTGAAAGACGTGGCCCGCGTCAGCATCGGTCCAGACATCCGGCGCGGCCTGACCGAGCTCAATGGCGAAGGCGAAGCCCCCGGCGGCGTCGTCATCATGCGCTACGGCGAAAATGCACTTTCCGTCATCGAGGGCGTCAAAGAACGATTGCGCGAAATCGAAAAAGGCCTGCCCGAGGGGGTCAAGGTCGTGGTCACCTACGACCGCTCGGAGCTCATCGAAGAATCGGTGAAAACGCTCCGCCGCACGCTCGTCGAGGAAATGATTGTCGTCAGTATCGTGATTTTCGTCTTTCTGCTGCACGTGCGCAGCGCGCTCATTCCCATTTTGACCTTGCCACTGGGCGTGCTGCTCGCATTCATTCCCATGCGCGAACAGCACCTGACGGCAAACATCATGTCCTTGGGCGGCATCGCCGTGGCCATCGGCGCCATGGTGGACGCATCGATCATCATCATCGAGAACATTCACAAGAAGGTTCACGAGTGGGACGAGGGCGGTCGCTATGGCACGCGCACCGACGCCATCATCCGCGCGATGCAGGAGGTGGGGCCGTCGATCTTCTTTTCGCTCCTGGTCATCACCATATCGTTCTTGCCCGTCTTTACCTTGGAGGCCACGGAGGGGCGGCTATTCAAACCGCTCGCGTTCACCAAAACGTATTCCATTGGCTTTGCAGCGGTGCTGGCGGTCACGCTGACCCCGGCGCTCGCCGTGCTCTTCATTCGAGGCAAGATCCACGACGAAATGAAGAATCCTCTGAACCGCTGGCTCACGGCAGCGTATGCGCCGGTGGTGCGCTTCGTGGTCGCGCATCGCTGGAAGGTCATCACCCTGGCGATTCTCGCGATGCTTGGTACGGTCCCCGCGCTGTTTCGCCTGAGCAACGAGTTCATGCCGCCGCTCAACGAAGGAGTGCTCCTCTACATGCCCACCGCGCCGCCCGGCATGTCCGAGAACGAGGCCAGTGTGCTGCTGCAGGCCATGGACCGCGAGCTGAAGAAGTTTCCCGAGGTGGTGAGCGTCTTCGGCAAGGAAGGGCGCGCCGAAAGCCCCACCGATCCCGCGCCGCTCGGGATGGCGGAGGTCACCGTCGTGCTGAAACCTCGCGCGCAATGGCGAAAGGGCCTCACCTGGGATGGCCTCTTGAAAGAAATGGACGAAAAGCTGCGCTTGCCCGGCATGCCCAATGTCTGGTGGATGCCCATCCAAACGCGCACCGAGATGCTCGCCACCGGCGTGCGAAGCCCCCTCGGCATCGAGGTGTTCGGCGACGATCTCGACGCCATCGAGAAAGCCGCCATCTCCGTCGAGCGCGCGGTGGCCAAGGTGCCCGGCACGCGCAGCGCCTTCGCCGAGCGCTCGACGGGCGGCTTCTACATCGACTTCGAAGTGGACCGCGAAGAAGCCGGCCGGCACGGTCTCTCCGTACAGGACGTCAACATGGTCGTCGCCCAGTCCATCGGCGGCGAGAACGTCTCCGAGACCGTCGAAGGCCGCCAGCGCTTTCCCATCAACGTCCGCTACGCGCGCGAGTTCCGCGACGATCCCGAGATCCTCGGCCGCACCCTCATCGGGACCCCCGACGGCGCGCAGATCCCGCTGTCGCAGGTGGCCAAGATCCACAGCCGCCTCGGGCCCCCGATGATTCGAAGCGAGGGAGGAAAACTCGTCGGCTTCGTCTTCGTGGACACCGATCGACCGATTGCCGATTACGTGGCCGAGGCCAAACAGGTCGTCGCACGCGATGCCCAACTTCCTCCGGGGACGCGCCTTTCATGGGTGGGGCAATTCAAATATTTCGAGCGGGCCAAGGAGCGCCTCCAATGGGTCATCCCGCTCACGCTCGGAATCGTGTGCATGCTTCTCTATTTCAATACGAAGTCCGTCACCGAGACGTTCATCGTCATGCTCGCCGTCCCGTTCTCGTTGATCGGCGCTATTTGGCTATTGTACTTCCTCCACTACAACGTCAGCGTGGCCGTATGGGTTGGCATCATCGCGCTGGCCGGCCTCGATGCGGAAACGGGGGTGGTCATGCTGCTCTATCTGACCCTCGCGCACGATCGCTCCGAGCGCGAGGGACGTCTGCGCACGCACGAGGATCTCACCGAGGCCATCGTCGAGGGCGCGGCCAAGCGCTTGCGGCCGAAGCTCATGACGGTGGCGACCATGATCATCGGCCTCGTGCCCGTGCTCTGGAGCACCGGCACGGGGGCCGACGTCATGAAGCGCATTGCGGCACCGATGGTCGGCGGGCTGGTGACCTCGTTCTTGCTCGAGCTCACCGTATACCCCGCTATTTTTGCGATTTGGAAACGGAGAGGCTTGATCGCTAAAGAGAATCCAATGCCAAGTTCAACTCCAGCACATTGA
- the kdpC gene encoding potassium-transporting ATPase subunit KdpC has protein sequence MTASANTALEDKPDAQPSFARQLVQATGMLVILTVITGVIYPLFVTGIAQTFFKDKAEGSLIVKDGKVVGSHLIGQSFEDPKHFWGRISATSPAAYNAGASSPANLGPTNEAETKAAQARIDALREADPGNDAPVPVDLVTGSGSGLDPHISPAAAEYQVRRVARARGIPEARVRELVAAHTQGRDLGILGEPAVNVLELNLALDSL, from the coding sequence ATGACTGCCTCTGCGAATACCGCTCTCGAAGACAAACCGGACGCACAACCGTCCTTCGCGCGCCAACTCGTGCAGGCGACGGGCATGCTCGTCATCCTGACCGTGATCACCGGCGTCATCTATCCGCTGTTCGTGACGGGGATCGCGCAAACGTTCTTCAAGGACAAGGCCGAGGGAAGCCTCATCGTGAAGGACGGCAAGGTCGTGGGGTCCCATCTGATCGGCCAGTCGTTCGAGGATCCGAAGCACTTCTGGGGTCGGATTTCGGCCACGTCCCCCGCGGCGTACAACGCGGGGGCATCGTCCCCGGCGAACCTCGGCCCCACGAACGAGGCCGAGACCAAGGCCGCGCAGGCCCGCATCGATGCGCTGCGCGAGGCCGATCCCGGGAACGACGCGCCCGTCCCGGTCGATCTCGTCACCGGCTCGGGCAGCGGGCTCGATCCGCACATCAGCCCCGCGGCGGCCGAATACCAGGTACGCCGCGTGGCCCGTGCACGCGGCATTCCGGAGGCCAGGGTGCGCGAGTTGGTGGCCGCGCACACGCAGGGTCGCGATCTGGGCATTCTAGGCGAGCCCGCCGTCAATGTGCTGGAGTTGAACTTGGCATTGGATTCTCTTTAG